A DNA window from Daucus carota subsp. sativus chromosome 3, DH1 v3.0, whole genome shotgun sequence contains the following coding sequences:
- the LOC108214229 gene encoding ARF guanine-nucleotide exchange factor GNOM, which yields MMGCPCDQSNSNSIGRGFDGCSSSPAGGAFALTVNSEIGAVLAVMRRNVRWGVNYMAEDDQLEHSLIHSFKELRKKIFMWQSRWKTVNPVLYLKPFLDVIQSDETGAPITGVALSSVYKILTLEVIDLDSVNVDEAFQLIVDAVTSCRFEVTDPGSEEVVLVKILQVLLACMKNKASVKLSNQHVCNIVNTCFRVVHQASSKGELLQRIARHTMHELVRCIFTCLSNFDNLEKAYTQAGSSHVNNEVGTHDENHIFASKLEDNGHANLESDDKTTPDGVGHDSGDASEEKVDVNVVVPGQDKVIAQAGGDRMSEPYGVPCVVEIFQFLCSLLNVVETTGVSSKSDSIAYDEDVPLFALGLINSAIEVCGSSIQHHPKLLVLIQDDLFFNLTRFGLSTSPLILSVVCSIVLNLYHHLRIKLKLQLEAFISSVLLRIAKSKYGASYQQQEVAMETLVDLCRQPTFMSEMYVNYDCDISCSNVFEDLANLLSKSAFPVNRPLSAMHFLALDGICAMIHGMAERISSDSPSSQQASISLTGYQSFWRLRCDNYDNPDEWVPFVHKTKFIKRKLMIGAEHFNRDPKKGLEYLQEVHLLPEKLDPESVACFFRFTLGLDKIHVGDYLGSHDEFCIQVLHEFARTFDFEGMNLDIALRVFLETFKLPGESQKIQRVLEAFAERYYEQSPHILCDKDAALVLSYSIILLNTDQHNAQVKKKMTEEDFIRNNRRINGGNDLPAEYLSELYHSISENEIRMTPEQATGSPTMTASHWVGLMHKSKQTAAFISCDSRGQLDRDMFAILSGPTIAALSVVLDNVVQEDALQTCISGFLCVAKIAASYHFNDLLNDLVVSLCKFTTLMLPLYGEESVIMLGDDTKARIATEAVFTIATRYGDYIRSSWKNIVDCVLSLHKIGLLPARLASDATDDLELPFDPEKVKPDLTSSPSPLKLVSSTSRKSSSLIGRFSQLLYFDAEEPAPQPSEEELAARQVCLEMVQKCQINSIFSESKFLQGDSLSQLVQALISAAGRSDKGINFEEDEETAIFCLELLIAVTLNNRDRIMLLWQGVYEHITNVVQSAVMPCTLVEKAVFGLLRICQRLLPYKENLTDELLKSLQLVLKLDARVADAYCEPITQEVMRLVKANAMQIRSHAGWRTITALLSITARHPEASEVGFETLEFIMADSAHLLPANYVLCINAARQFAESRVGNVDRSIKSLDLMSGSFVCLVRWSSKTNEALGEETASRMKQDIGEMWLRLVQGVSRICLDPREEVRNHAILMLQKSLTGVDGIDLVNELWLQCFDQVILTLLDDLLEIAKESSPKDYRNMEGSLVLSLKLLSKVFLHLLQRISQLSTFSKLWLEVLSRFEGYMKVKFRGKRCEKIHEIVPELLKNTLLVMKTSGILVPDDDNLEGSLWQLTWLHVKNIAPSLQLEIFPANETKQLQSNNTETGGS from the exons ATGATGGGGTGCCCATGCGATCAGTCCAATAGTAACTCAATTGGTCGAGGGTTTGATGGTTGTTCAAGTAGTCCCGCTGGAGGTGCTTTTGCTTTAACAGTAAATTCAGAAATAGGTGCAGTTTTGGCTGTCATGAGGAGGAATGTTCGCTGGGGAGTTAATTATATGGCAGAAGATGATCAGCTAGAGCACTCTCTCATACATTCTTTCAAAGAATTgcggaaaaaaatatttatgtggCAGAGTCGGTGGAAAACTGTTAATCCAGTCTTGTATCTTAAACCATTCTTGGATGTTATTCAATCTGATGAAACCGGTGCACCAATAACTGGTGTTGCCTTATCATCGGTCTACAAAATATTGACCCTGGAAGTAATTGATTTAGATTCAGTGAATGTCGATGAAGCTTTTCAGCTAATTGTAGATGCTGTCACAAGTTGTCGGTTTGAGGTGACCGATCCTGGATCAGAAGAAGTGGTACTAGTGAAGATACTGCAGGTTCTTTTGGCTTGCATGAAGAATAAGGCATCAGTTAAGTTGAGCAATCAGCATGTATGCAATATAGTAAACACTTGCTTTCGCGTAGTTCATCAGGCAAGCTCTAAAGGTGAGTTGCTGCAGAGAATAGCACGCCACACAATGCATGAGCTGGTTAGATGTATCTTCACATGCCTGTCAAATTTTGACAATTTAGAAAAAGCGTATACCCAAGCAGGCAGCTCTCATGTCAACAATGAG GTTGGCACACATGATGAGAATCACATTTTTGCAAGTAAACTAGAAGATAACGGCCATGCCAATTTAGAATCTGATGATAAGACAACTCCTGATGGGGTTGGCCATGATTCCGGGGATGCTTCAGAAGAGAAGGTGGACGTAAACGTAGTTGTGCCTGGTCAAGATAAGGTGATTGCTCAAGCGGGTGGGGATAGAATGTCAGAGCCATATGGGGTACCATGTGTGGTTGAAATCTTTCAGTTTCTATGTTCACTTTTGAATGTAGTAGAGACGACAGGAGTAAGCAGTAAATCAGACTCTATAGCTTATGACGAAGATGTGCCCCTATTTGCATTAGGTCTGATCAATTCAGCTATTGAAGTGTGTGGGTCTTCTATTCAACATCACCCAAAGTTGCTGGTTTTGATACAAGATGATTTGTTCTTTAATTTGACTAGGTTCGGTTTGTCAACGAGCCCACTAATACTTTCAGTGGTATGTAGCATTGTCCTGAATTTATATCATCATCTACGTATCAAGTTAAAGCTGCAACTGGAAGCTTTCATTTCTAGTGTCCTTTTGAGGATTGCAAAAAGCAAGTATGGAGCTTCATATCAACAGCAGGAGGTTGCTATGGAAACTCTTGTTGATCTCTGCAGGCAACCAACATTTATGTCTGAGATGTATGTCAATTATGACTGTGACATTTCCTGTAGCAATGTTTTTGAAGACCTTGCTAACCTGCTTTCAAAAAGTGCATTTCCAGTGAACAGACCTCTATCTGCTATGCATTTTCTTGCTTTGGATGGTATCTGTGCAATGATTCATGGCATGGCCGAGAGGATATCAAGTGATTCTCCATCTTCACAACAAGCTTCAATAAGCTTGACAGGTTATCAGTCATTTTGGAGGCTGAGATGTGATAACTATGATAACCCTGATGAGTGGGTCCCTTTTGTCCATAAGACGAAGTTCATCAAGAGAAAATTAATGATTGGAGCCGAGCACTTTAACAGGGATCCCAAGAAAGGTCTAGAATATCTTCAGGAAGTTCATTTGCTGCCTGAAAAACTTGATCCAGAAAGTGTAGCATGCTTTTTCAGGTTCACCCTCGGCTTAGATAAGATTCATGTTGGAGATTATCTAGGAAGTCATGACGAATTTTGTATTCAAGTGCTTCATGAATTTGCACGCACTTTTGATTTTGAAGGCATGAATCTGGACATTGCATTGCGAGTTTTTCTGGAAACCTTTAAGTTGCCTGGAGAGTCACAAAAGATACAGAGAGTCCTTGAGGCATTTGCGGAGAGATATTATGAACAATCACCCCATATACTGTGTGACAAAGATGCAGCTCTTGTGCTATCATATTCTATCATACTGCTTAACACAGATCAGCACAATGCACAGGTTAAGAAAAAGATGACTGAAGAAGATTTTATTCGAAACAATAGGCGAATAAATGGAGGTAATGATCTTCCTGCTGAATACCTGTCCGAGCTTTATCACTCAATCTCTGAGAATGAAATCAGGATGACCCCAGAGCAAGCTACTGGTTCTCCGACGATGACCGCAAGCCATTGGGTTGGTCTAATGCACAAATCCAAACAAACTGCTGCGTTCATCAGTTGTGATTCTAGAGGGCAACTGGATCGTGACATGTTTGCTATCTTATCTGGTCCAACTATTGCTGCTTTATCTGTGGTTTTAGATAATGTGGTGCAGGAAGATGCTTTACAAACATGTATTAGCGGATTCTTGTGTGTTGCTAAAATTGCAGCTTCTTACCATTTTAATGATTTACTAAATGATCTGGTGGTCTCTCTTTGCAAATTTACAACCCTCATGCTTCCACTATATGGTGAAGAATCTGTAATTATGTTGGGGGATGATACTAAAGCCAGGATAGCAACTGAAGCAGTTTTCACTATAGCAACTAGGTATGGTGATTATATCCGCTCTAGTTGGAAAAACATTGTGGACTGTGTACTAAGCTTGCACAAGATAGGTCTTCTTCCTGCTCGTCTGGCCAGTGATGCAACTGATGATTTGGAGCTGCCTTTTGACCCAGAGAAAGTAAAACCTGATTTAACTTCCTCGCCATCACCCCTTAAGCTGGTTTCGTCAACTTCGAGGAAATCGTCTAGTCTAATTGGCCGATTCAGCCAACTCCTATATTTTGATGCAGAAGAACCAGCTCCACAACCATCTGAAGAAGAGCTTGCAGCTCGCCAGGTCTGTCTAGAAATGGTTCAGAAGTGCCAAATCAATAGCATTTTCAGTGAGAGCAAATTCCTGCAAGGTGATTCTCTGTCGCAGCTTGTTCAGGCTCTCATCTCAGCTGCAGGGAGATCTGATAAGGGAATTAATtttgaggaagatgaagaaacTGCAATATTTTGTCTTGAATTGCTTATTGCAGTCACCCTAAATAACCGTGACAGGATTATGCTTCTCTGGCAAGGTGTCTATGAGCATATAACCAATGTTGTTCAGTCAGCTGTGATGCCTTGCACATTGGTGGAGAAGGCTGTATTTGGGCTTCTTCGGATATGTCAAAGACTTCTTCCTTACAAAGAAAATTTAACTGATGAGTTGTTGAAGTCTCTGCAGCTGGTATTGAAACTTGATGCCCGTGTTGCTGATGCATACTGTGAACCTATCACTCAGGAAGTTATGCGCCTGGTAAAAgcaaatgcaatgcagataagaTCTCATGCAGGCTGGCGTACAATTACGGCCTTGCTTTCTATCACTGCTAGGCATCCAGAAGCATCTGAAGTGGGATTTGAGACACTTGAATTCATCATGGCTGACAGCGCTCACCTGTTGCCCGCAAATTATGTACTTTGCATCAATGCAGCTAGGCAGTTTGCTGAGTCCCGTGTTGGCAATGTTGATAGGTCAATTAAATCTCTAGATTTGATGTCAggttcttttgtttgtttagtGAGATGGTCTTCCAAGACTAATGAAGCCTTGGGAGAAGAAACGGCCTCTAGAATGAAACAGGATATAGGGGAGATGTGGCTTAGGTTAGTGCAAGGAGTTAGCAGAATCTGTTTGGATCCAAGAGAAGAAGTGAGAAATCATGCAATTTTGATGCTACAAAAGAGCTTGACAGGGGTAGATGGTATAGATCTAGTGAACGAGTTGTGGTTGCAGTGCTTTGATCAAGTGATCTTGACACTTCTCGATGATCTGTTAGAAATTGCAAAGGAGAGTTCTCCCAAAGACTATCGTAACATGGAAGGATCTCTGGTGTTATCCTTGAAACTCTTATCAAAAGTGTTTCTGCACTTACTCCAACGTATCTCACAGTTATCAACTTTTTCTAAATTGTGGTTGGAGGTTCTTAGTCGTTTTGAAGGATATATGAAGGTCAAATTTAGAGGAAAGCGATGTGAGAAGATTCATGAAATAGTCCCAGAGCTACTAAAAAACACTCTGCTGGTCATGAAGACGAGCGGAATTCTTGTGCCAGATGATGACAATTTAGAGGGCAGTTTATGGCAGCTGACTTGGTTGCATGTGAAAAACATAGCCCCATCTCTTCAGTTAGAAATTTTCCCTGCTAATGAAACGAAGCAGTTGCAGTCCAACAATACAGAAACCGGTGGCAGTTAA
- the LOC108211283 gene encoding cysteine proteinase inhibitor B produces MAAKTQAILILLLISAVLIASPAAGLGGSGAVGGRTEIPDVESNEEIQQLGEYSVEQYNQQHHNGDGGDSTDSAGDLKFVKVVAAEKQVVAGIKYYLKIVAAKGGHKKKFDAEIVVQAWKKTKQLMSFAPSHN; encoded by the coding sequence ATGGCAGCAAAAACACAAGCAATCTTAATTCTCCTCCTCATCTCCGCCGTCCTCATCGCCTCCCCGGCCGCAGGCCTAGGCGGCTCCGGCGCCGTCGGCGGCCGCACCGAAATCCCCGACGTCGAATCCAACGAGGAGATCCAACAATTAGGCGAATATTCCGTCGAACAGTACAATCAACAGCATCACAACGGCGACGGCGGCGACAGCACCGACAGCGCCGGCGATCTCAAGTTCGTGAAGGTCGTCGCGGCGGAGAAGCAGGTAGTGGCCGGAATTAAGTATTACTTGAAGATCGTCGCGGCGAAAGGCGGACACAAGAAGAAGTTCGATGCGGAGATCGTTGTGCAGGCGTGGAAGAAGACGAAGCAGTTGATGAGCTTCGCTCCGTCGCACAATTGA